ACTGGGAAATTCTCCAATCAGTATTCAAATGAGCATAATGAATATCTAAGAACACACCTGCCAAACATTAGCCCAAACTTCATCATTCACGAACTCTAGTTCATTGAGATTGTGTACTTCATGTCCATTATATCTGACAATTTGTTTTCCAATGACTGCAtcagaaaagacaaaaaatcagCAATTATGCAGagcttaaaaggaaaaaaaatgagttcACACATTAAAATAGGAATTAGCACCATGATACAGGAAAAATGCAAAGCTAAAATGAGTAAAGAAACAGGTCATTATTATGAGCAACTACATGAATTGAAGGCTATATGAACATTGATAATGTTAGTGGGGAAACAATTGAAAATTGTTCTAAAGAAGgataaaagaaaacgaaaaacaaAAGACCATATAATTTTTCAGAATCTGACACTAACTGTTTTATGCAAGAAGAACCTTTCAGTGTTCGAGGGTCAAGCTGGTATAATGCTGAAGTCCCATCACTGCCGAACAAAACTTTTCCATTGGTAGCCAGTCCCCAACCATCTTCCATCTCATGAGTGAATTCCCTGATCTgcaataatataaactaaaattactaaaatatctGAAACTAGAACCTCTAATTCACCCCAAAAAGAAGGAATATTTTTAGCAATCATGCAAGGAAAATGCAGAATGATAGTTTTACTACAAGGTAAAATTTGGTCTGCAGAGCAGTTTTATGAGCAGTAACTAATCACAATTGTAAAAGCAAACACAATACAAGTTGGTAGGCATTTTGACAACCATATCatcttaaaaaaacttaatagcCCGTTGGAATAGCAGATGTTTTGAGAATTGAGAATCAAATTCAGAGCAGGAGAATCCTATCGCACAAAGATGTGGTTTGGCAATACCCAAATGACATGATACAGACCTCAAGGATTCCTATATTTACATGTGTAAAAGGACCTAACAaccttattaaataaataaatttgcatatattaaaagtaattgtTGAGGCACAAACTTTGCTTAAATCATTTCTGTCATATATGAAGCCGGTTTTTGTCAACCAAGTTACTTGGAACAGActgcaaaagaaaataaaataggtaTATTAGCTATTtggcatataattttttaatttgactacATATATAAAACCAACAGCTGGACAAACCAGATTAACTAACtatgcaaataaattaaataggatgCTAAACTTGTAGTTGTCATTATGAATGCAAGTGAAAATGTCAAACTTCGACACATTTTAATTCCAGATATAAATATGCTGAATCAACAAGAGAAAGAATTGCAGCTGAATCACACACCTTTGCTCAAGCAGGGTTAAACCTTCCCCGAAATAAGAATCATCCATCTCCTGAAGAACCTCAACCTGTACAGAGAAACACAACTTATGgtctaaattaaaatatctcGCTTGTTACAagattacaatttaaaaattggTACTTTGTTGAACTTAAAATCACTAAAACATCTACTGACCATtcacaaaaagaataaaaaaacactcgAATTCTATCCTAACTTCAGGCATATATATGTTCATCAGTTTCAGTTCATAAAGAAAAGCCATGGAACATGATTGTAGAGACATCAAACAATAAATGAGAACCCAAACACTAGAGCATGTACCTTCCCAGTATTAAGCGCTACTCTGCGAACAGATGACTGAAATGAAAAGGTAAATAAAATGATCAGTGAATTGAATGTAATATAAATGTAATTGACAAGAAAAGCAAAAGACACTGCAAAGTACACCGCCTACTTTTGAACACTGAAACATCAATGTTTTAGACACATGTTGAAACTCAGAATCATACAATTACCGAAGGTAAATTACATAAACAACGGATGAAATGACACAGCATgatgaaatgaagaagaaaagcaagaaaaaaagagaaaatcttGAATTCCATATAAAAGAATATCACACACACTTGCAGACACTGGAATAAACAAACTTACCTTCCCATAAAGGCCAGTTGACTCATATAGTGTACCATTTCCAGCATAAAGAAGACCCTGAAATCAAGATTATTGCAAGTCAATAAGCTATTAACAAATAATAGGCAATTCATACTCAGTGAATAAAACTCTCAATAATTTGGAATAGCTATCTGAAAATGCGTGCTTAGGGGTCTCAATCAGATTGTAGaggaaacaacaaaaacaaaaattaaaatgaagcaAACGAACAAGACTGAGCTACATGAATGGCATCAACTCTTTCATGCCAAGTAAACAAATATGACAATGCTGTAAGCTAAATGAGTTGACAGTCAACAAAAACTTCTGGTAGTGCCATCATCAACTGGAATCTGAACACGAGTTGGCTCCTACAAAACACCTAATTTCAGTCTAACAATGAGTTAAACGAATCCTTTTGACCTCACTCAAACTGAATGACTAGTCTCTAATTTTGCTAGGTGTAGCTCTAGcataaagttaaattaaactaaaacaaaacgAAGAGTCAAGACATTtccaatgataaaatttaattagattttatagtGTTTTATTGAACTAGATTAGAAACAGAAACGAAGGCTGCAAGACTTGCAAAAAGATCCAAACAATTATATTAAAGACAATAAAGccaaatcaagcaaaaacaaagaaaactcaGAAAAGGATTTACCTGAGTGAATGCACTGGGATCATGAGGGAACTCATTGACGACTTGAATTGCATAGAGTTTAGGAACAAAAGCAACACCACTCCAAATGCTCGATGAAACGCCCAACAGATAAACAACACCGAAAATCATGACCAAGGAAACAAAGACAGAAACTTTCTTGTACCTAAAACGAGTGGAAGATGAAGATGACATAGAAACATTGTTGAGTTTCTTCTTGCGAGGTTTTGCTGCCATGGAAGGATGTATTCATTGGGACCGGACTAGTGATGGATCCTTGTTTCTGTTGATTGGAGGATGGATAAAGTACATTTTGGTGCTTATAGTTTATTAGATATTCCATTTCGAATCCTTTCACATACAAATTCTaaatatttaacatttattattaAACCTAGTCTAGTTTAACTggttaaaactatatatttatattttaaaactataaatttatgTAACCttgtgatatttttagcaaaatatTATGTCAAGAATCATAATATTAAGCATGTTAGGATTAACATTGgaatttctaatttatttagtcataattattaatgaaaattagtaacatatatctttttttattttttaatcatctttttatttttatttttttatccttaaatatatatattttttatagtatatttccacctaaatatataaaaaatagtcatTTAAAGTTCGgtttatatattgaaaaatttgaaaGCTTTCAACTATAGAATTATTGTATGGAAATTTTAATAAAGGGACCAAATTGGGATATTGAAACGATATCTGAATCATAGAGTAGTTTACCCTTTGGACTTGATCAAGGGCTTGTTCGTATTCAAAGCCCACTAGAAGCAGCTTCGAAACATGGGCCAACCAAACAGGATTAATTTAAGTAAATAATGAGCTGAAAAGTGTTGGGCTCTGCAGTCTGCTTTTGAGGGGAAACAAAATTTAAGTTTTCtatgaaaacttttttttttcttttttccttgcgTCCATTACAAAGAGAGGtagca
This DNA window, taken from Populus alba chromosome 17, ASM523922v2, whole genome shotgun sequence, encodes the following:
- the LOC118037115 gene encoding glutaminyl-peptide cyclotransferase, encoding MAAKPRKKKLNNVSMSSSSSTRFRYKKVSVFVSLVMIFGVVYLLGVSSSIWSGVAFVPKLYAIQVVNEFPHDPSAFTQGLLYAGNGTLYESTGLYGKSSVRRVALNTGKVEVLQEMDDSYFGEGLTLLEQSLFQVTWLTKTGFIYDRNDLSKIREFTHEMEDGWGLATNGKVLFGSDGTSALYQLDPRTLKVIGKQIVRYNGHEVHNLNELEFVNDEVWANVWQTECIARISQRDGSVFGWILLPNLRKGLIEAGYHGIDVLNGIAWDANDNRLFVTGKLWPKLYEIKLQPIKKHFDAGVIEQLCIPPIP